TAGATTAATCACAGCAATGACCCTGACATTTCATATCATCTTTGCGACATTAGGTGTTGGTGTGCCATTATTTATTTCATTAGCAGAATTTATCGGAATTAAAAAGAAAGACAAACATTATGAGTTATTAGCGAAGCGATGGGCAAGAGGTTTTGTTATAACTGTCGCAATTGGTGTTGTTACAGGAACAGCAATTGGTCTGCAACTTTCATTAGTTTGGCCAAACTTTATGCAACTTGCAGGTAATGTAATAGCATTACCGTTATTTATGGAAGTTTTCGCTTTTTTCTTTGAAGCAATTTTCTTAGGTATCTATTTATATACGTGGAACCGATTTAAAGGGAAATTTACACATTGGTTTATTTCATTACCAATTGTAATTGGAGCAGGTATGTCTGCAGTTTTCATTACGACAGTAAATTCGTTTATGAATTCACCTGATGGCTTCACAATGGAGAATGGAGAGTTCGCTGCTGTCAATCCACTTGAAGCAATGTTAAATCCATCTGCACCAACTAGAATTGCGCATGTAGTAGGAGGATCATATCTTACAGTTGCCGCAATACTAGCAACGATTGCTGCAATTGCATTATTACGACGAAAAGGGGCTGCTGAGTATCATAAAAAGGCGTTAAAGCTAACTGTGATCTCAATGTTTGTATTCTCTTTAATAACAGCAGTTGCAGGAGACGCATCGGCAAAATATCTGGCAAATAATCAGCCTGAAAAATTAGCTGCTGCAGAATGGCTTTTTGAAACAGAAGAGAACGCTGATCTGCTCTTATTTGGCTGGCTAAATGAAGACAATGAAATTGTTGGCGCAATTCGAATACCTGGAGCGTTAAGCTTTTTAGCACATGGAAATTTCATGAGCGAAGTTACAGGTTTAGAAGAAACGCCCGAAGATGAACGTCCACCATTGTGGATACATTATATGTTTGATTCAATGGTTTCAATTGGAATGTTTTTAATCGGTATTTCATTTCTCTATCTGGTTCTAACTCGATTTAAAAAATGGGATGAAAATAATAAATTTATGCTTTGGCTTATAGCATTAACTGGACCATTAGCAATGTTAGCTGTAGAATTCGGTTGGATATACGCAGAAGAAGGAAGACAGCCATGGATTTTGCGTGGTTATATGCGAGTTGAAGAAGCAGCAACATCATCTCCATATATTTTGCATATGTTCTTTTTGTTTTTAGCTTTATATATTGTTTTAGGTACATTATTTGTTATCACGTTAAGAAAATTATTTAAAGACAATCCGGCAGAGATAGAATTAGAAAAACACTACCCTGAAACTATGGAAGAGGGGGAAGAAAAATGAGTTATGAAATAATTGGAATTACTGTTCTATGGTTATTTTTGTATGGGTATCTGATCATTGCATCGATCGATTTCGGTGCAGGGTTTTACGCCTTTTACGCAAAAATGACGAAACAAGATCATATTATCAATCAAATAATTTCAAGATATTTATCACCGGTTTGGGAAGTTACGAATGTGTTTCTAGTTTTCTTTTTTGTTGGAATAGTAGGCTTTTTCCCATCAACGGCATATTATTATGGTTCTGCTTTACTCGTTCCAGCAAGCTTTGCTATCGTACTGTTAGCTATTCGAGGATCATTTTATGCTTTTGAAAATTATGGGTCAAAACAAAGTAATATTTACATGTTTTTATATGGAGCAACTGGGTTGTTAATTCCAGCCTCTTTATCAGTTGCGCTAACTATTTCAGAAGGTGGATTCATAACCGAAGAAAATGGTGTAGTTTCGCTTAAATATTTGGAATTGTTCACAAGTCCTTTAGCATGGAGTATTGTTGCATTAGCGATAACGGCACTATTATTCATTAGTGCGAGTTTTTTAACGTACTATGCTTCCCGAGCAAATGATCACGCAGCTCTTAAAATAGTGCGAAAATGGGCTCTCTTTTGGGCTACACCAACAATTATAATGGCTTTAACGACAATGATTGCTTTAGGTCAGCATAACGAACGTCATTTTGATAATATGTTAGATCTATGGTGGATATTCGGTTTATCTATGGGCTTTTTCTTAATAGCAATGGGTCTATTATATATTGGCAGAAATTATGGATCAGCGTTTATCGCCATTATGTTGCAATTTTTCTTTGCATTCTTTGGCTATGGTGTTGCGCAGTACCCATATTTGCTTGATCCGTACATTCACATAGAGGATAGTGTAACGAATGAAGCTATGGGTATTGCTTTAATTGTGGCCTTCATTGGGGGATTACTCTTGTTAGTACCTTCTCTTTTCTTGCTCATGCGTTTATTTCTATTTAATGCAGATTATGCGAAAGGGGAAAAATAATTGTGTACGCAAAATTTGTATTAAAGGACTGAGTCGTTCATGCAAAATTTACAGCAAACCGTATGGATGCATAAAATAAGAATCTTCTTCTTAATTGGATTAACCGTAACACTAGGCCTCTCTATAATTGTACAGGCTTTTGCTATGACAACTATTGTCGATGGGGTCTTTTTAAAAAACCAAACGTTTCATGCGATGATTCCATGGCTACTGTTATTGTTAATCGTTCTATTTATTCGCGCATTAACGGATTATATAAGTAAACGAATTGGTGTTTCACTAGCAAGTGATGTAAAAGGAAATGTACGTAAAAAACTATTATCTAAATATGCTGCCCGTCCTGTTCAACTGGCTGAAAAAGGACAAACGGGTAAGAAAGTTAGTATGTTATTAGACGGTGTCGATGAGATGGATAGTTTTTATAGTCAGTTTATTCCTCAAGTAATGCAGAGTACTTTTGTACCGTTACTTGCCATGATCGTAATTTTCACTCAACATGTTAATTCAGGAATTATATTGCTTGTTACAGCACCGTTTATTCCAATTTTTATGATTGTAATTGGCTTACAAACACAAAAAAAGTCAGAAGAAAAGCTAGATAAATTAGCTTCTTTTTCTGGCACTTTTTTAGATACATTACAAGGTCTTGTTACATTAAAACTATTTAACCGAACAAAACAGCAGAAAGATAAAATTGAAAAGAGTAGTTTAGGCTTTCGAGATACGACAATGGAGATTTTAAAAGTTGCTTTCACTCAATCTTTTATGCTTGAAGTCATTTCGATGCTAAGTATTGGTATTGTTGCTTTGGAATTAGCTATCCAGTTAATAATATATGAAAGTATTTCGTTTTTCACTGCATTTGTCATACTTGTGCTTGTACCTGAATTTTTTACGTCGTTGAAAGAACTTGGTACGACTTTTCATAATGGTAGAAGTAGTTTGGGCGCCGCTAAAAAAGTATTAGAAGAATTCGATGAAGAAGACGGTGCGATACAATGGGGAGAAAAGCAATTAAGTAAAGAAGGCGGACCTCCAATGATTACGTTGGAACAGGTAGACTTTAGTTATCCAGATAGTAATTTTAACTTGCAGGCTATCACAGCGACTTTTCACCCGAAACAGAAGATAGCAATTGTAGGAGCAAGTGGTGCGGGTAAATCTACGTTATTACATTTGTTGGCTGGTATGATCACTCCTGAACATGGTGCAATCAAACTTGATAATCAACCGCTTGTTGAATTTTCGGAGTCATCATGGCTTGGGAAGCTTTCTTATATTTCACAGCAACCATATATCTTTTCAGGTACAATCGGCGAGAATATCGAAATGGGAACAAACTTACCAGTTGATGAACAGGATATACGAAAAGCTGCGCAGTTAGCAGGAATTGCGCCATTGATTGAATCATTGGAGAAACAATACGATACACCCATTGGAGAAGCTGGTCGAGGATTATCTAGCGGGGAAAAACAACGTGTATCTATTGCACGTGCATTTTTAAAAAAGCCAAAAGTTGTCTTACTCGATGAACCAACACGTGGACTTGATCTAGCTACAGAAAAAATCTTACAACAATCTATCGAACAATTGTCCAAAACGGCAACTGTTATCACGGTAGCACATCGATTACACACGATTAAAAAAGCAGATCAAATTCTATTTATGGAAAAAGGACAATTACTAGCGATAGGAACACACGAAACATTGCTAGCTACTTTACCTGCTTATAAAGATATGGTGACGATTCAACAGGGGGGAGAAGAAGCATGAGCGCTCTTTTTAAAGTCATAAAACTTATGTTGATTGAGAAAAGGGATATTTTGTTTGCTATTTTATTTGGTTTTATTGCTGGTATTAGTAGCGTTGGACTATTTGCTGCTAGTGGCTATCTTATTTCCAAAGCAGCTTTAATGCCTCCATTCTATGCATTAATTATGCTTACTTCTACAGTTAAATTACTTGGGTTTATTAAAGCTAGTTCAAAATATGGCGAACGTATTTATTCTCACAGGGCAACTTTTACTATCTTAAGTAATTTACGTGTTACTTTTTTTGAAAAGTTAGAACCTCTTGTTCCACAAATTTTTCATAAGTATAGAAGTGGAGACATACTTGGTCGAGTAGTAGGAGATGTGGAGAGTTTACAGAATTTCTTTTTACGTGTTTTTTATCCACCAATTGTGTTATTACTCGTTTTTGTAACAACAATCTTATTTAGTAGCTTTTATTCCATTGAAATCGCGCTTATTTTATTAGTTGGTTTCTTACTAACGGTATTTGTTATCCCAGCTTTTTTTTCGTTACGACAAGTAAGAATTAATGGTAAAGTCAGACAAGAACGTGGAGATCTTTCAACGGAAATTACTGAATTGATGTATGGTTTTCGAGATTTAAAGATATTTCAACAATTAGAAAAAAAACAAGAACAAATAACTATGCAATCAGAAAGTTATATTGAAAAACAAAAACGTGAAAATATTAATAAAGTCTATAGTCAATCGTTTAATGGTTTTATAACCTTTATCGTAAGCTGGTTCGTACTTGCAGTCGGAGCTTATTTGGTTGTAGATGGTAGGTTAGAAGGGATATTTTTAGCTATGCTTGTTATGATCTCACTAACCGTTTTTGAACCTGCTGCTCCAATGGCTGTTTTCCCAATTTATATGCAAGAAAGCCGCGATGCATCCAGCCGTTTGTATGAGGTAGTGGAGGATCCAGATATTCAAGTTAGCGAAGTCGAAACTAACGTTGAACAAATCACTAATAAACCACCAATGATTGGATTTAAAAATATTACCTTCACGTATAGGGGGGATTGGCGCACAACCATTCCATCACTTAGTTTAGAGATTCCTGCAGGTTCGAAAACAGCGATTGTTGGAGCAAGTGGTTCAGGAAAATCAACCTTACTACAGTTAGTTTTGAAACTACAGCAAGTACAAGCAGGTAAAATTTATTGGGATCACCACGATATTTCAACTGTTTCAGGAAATGCATTGTGGGAACAGTCAAAAGTCGTGCTACAAGAAAATCATTTCTTTTATGGAACAATCCGTGAAAACTTATTACTCGCAGATTCTGATTTAGATGACATTGTATTACATGAAGCATTAATGAATGTGCAACTTGAAAACTTTTCACTCGATGACCATGTATTAGAAAACGGTGAGAATCTTTCTGGCGGTGAAAAACAACGTCTAGCAATTGCTAGAGCAATCTTGAAAAACGGTCATATTTGGATTTTAGATGAGCCAACGTCATCACTTGATGCTAAAACAGAAGAAAAAATATATAAACAACTTTTTGAACAAGCACAAACAGATACATTATTGTTAGTTAGTCACCGTTTAAAAGGATTAGAAAAGATGGATCAAATTATAGTCATGGATCATGGTGAGATTATTGAATCGGGATCTTATACGAATTTAATGAAAAAGAATGGTTATTTTTATCAAATGAAGACACTGGAAGAAAGTTTACTTTAAGAGTATTGACATCTTCTTCCTAGATTTTATTCTATAGACAGAATAAAATAGCAAGAAAAACCACTAGAGGAGTCTTTATAAAAGACTGAGATTGAAGTGTTACTTCAAGACTCTTAGAACCTG
The nucleotide sequence above comes from Paraliobacillus zengyii. Encoded proteins:
- a CDS encoding cytochrome ubiquinol oxidase subunit I; the encoded protein is MEFDTVTISRLITAMTLTFHIIFATLGVGVPLFISLAEFIGIKKKDKHYELLAKRWARGFVITVAIGVVTGTAIGLQLSLVWPNFMQLAGNVIALPLFMEVFAFFFEAIFLGIYLYTWNRFKGKFTHWFISLPIVIGAGMSAVFITTVNSFMNSPDGFTMENGEFAAVNPLEAMLNPSAPTRIAHVVGGSYLTVAAILATIAAIALLRRKGAAEYHKKALKLTVISMFVFSLITAVAGDASAKYLANNQPEKLAAAEWLFETEENADLLLFGWLNEDNEIVGAIRIPGALSFLAHGNFMSEVTGLEETPEDERPPLWIHYMFDSMVSIGMFLIGISFLYLVLTRFKKWDENNKFMLWLIALTGPLAMLAVEFGWIYAEEGRQPWILRGYMRVEEAATSSPYILHMFFLFLALYIVLGTLFVITLRKLFKDNPAEIELEKHYPETMEEGEEK
- the cydC gene encoding thiol reductant ABC exporter subunit CydC, with the translated sequence MSALFKVIKLMLIEKRDILFAILFGFIAGISSVGLFAASGYLISKAALMPPFYALIMLTSTVKLLGFIKASSKYGERIYSHRATFTILSNLRVTFFEKLEPLVPQIFHKYRSGDILGRVVGDVESLQNFFLRVFYPPIVLLLVFVTTILFSSFYSIEIALILLVGFLLTVFVIPAFFSLRQVRINGKVRQERGDLSTEITELMYGFRDLKIFQQLEKKQEQITMQSESYIEKQKRENINKVYSQSFNGFITFIVSWFVLAVGAYLVVDGRLEGIFLAMLVMISLTVFEPAAPMAVFPIYMQESRDASSRLYEVVEDPDIQVSEVETNVEQITNKPPMIGFKNITFTYRGDWRTTIPSLSLEIPAGSKTAIVGASGSGKSTLLQLVLKLQQVQAGKIYWDHHDISTVSGNALWEQSKVVLQENHFFYGTIRENLLLADSDLDDIVLHEALMNVQLENFSLDDHVLENGENLSGGEKQRLAIARAILKNGHIWILDEPTSSLDAKTEEKIYKQLFEQAQTDTLLLVSHRLKGLEKMDQIIVMDHGEIIESGSYTNLMKKNGYFYQMKTLEESLL
- the cydD gene encoding thiol reductant ABC exporter subunit CydD, with the protein product MQNLQQTVWMHKIRIFFLIGLTVTLGLSIIVQAFAMTTIVDGVFLKNQTFHAMIPWLLLLLIVLFIRALTDYISKRIGVSLASDVKGNVRKKLLSKYAARPVQLAEKGQTGKKVSMLLDGVDEMDSFYSQFIPQVMQSTFVPLLAMIVIFTQHVNSGIILLVTAPFIPIFMIVIGLQTQKKSEEKLDKLASFSGTFLDTLQGLVTLKLFNRTKQQKDKIEKSSLGFRDTTMEILKVAFTQSFMLEVISMLSIGIVALELAIQLIIYESISFFTAFVILVLVPEFFTSLKELGTTFHNGRSSLGAAKKVLEEFDEEDGAIQWGEKQLSKEGGPPMITLEQVDFSYPDSNFNLQAITATFHPKQKIAIVGASGAGKSTLLHLLAGMITPEHGAIKLDNQPLVEFSESSWLGKLSYISQQPYIFSGTIGENIEMGTNLPVDEQDIRKAAQLAGIAPLIESLEKQYDTPIGEAGRGLSSGEKQRVSIARAFLKKPKVVLLDEPTRGLDLATEKILQQSIEQLSKTATVITVAHRLHTIKKADQILFMEKGQLLAIGTHETLLATLPAYKDMVTIQQGGEEA
- a CDS encoding cytochrome d ubiquinol oxidase subunit II, producing MSYEIIGITVLWLFLYGYLIIASIDFGAGFYAFYAKMTKQDHIINQIISRYLSPVWEVTNVFLVFFFVGIVGFFPSTAYYYGSALLVPASFAIVLLAIRGSFYAFENYGSKQSNIYMFLYGATGLLIPASLSVALTISEGGFITEENGVVSLKYLELFTSPLAWSIVALAITALLFISASFLTYYASRANDHAALKIVRKWALFWATPTIIMALTTMIALGQHNERHFDNMLDLWWIFGLSMGFFLIAMGLLYIGRNYGSAFIAIMLQFFFAFFGYGVAQYPYLLDPYIHIEDSVTNEAMGIALIVAFIGGLLLLVPSLFLLMRLFLFNADYAKGEK